TCTCTAAACTCCCAACAATTCACCACTAGAAGCAATTCTGTGGTTCTGACAAAAGGAGTGAATGAAATTCAAGCCTCCCCTCCCAACAAGGCTATAGAAATCAGACTTGACGAGCTTACCTCTCTAGTGAAGCAGTTGGCATTAGGAAAGACCCGGACTGTAGGAAGAGTGTGTGGCATTTGCACCTCCCCTGAGCACCCGACAGATATATGTCCCATCCTACAAGATGAATCCATAACTGAGTTGCCTCAAGCATACGCAGCAAATGTGTACAATCAAGGCAACAACCAAAATAGATACAATGCTCCTGACCTTTCCACTAATAGATATCATCCCAACTGGAGAAACCATCCAAACCTGCAGTATGGGAATCCACCCGCACAACAACAGTTACCGTCACCCCTTCCCCAACCTGCTCAAAACATGCCACCACCAGCAGTGGCTACTTCTGGATCTTCACTAGAGGACATCGTCAAGCAATTGGCCGCGCAAATACAGACAACAAATGCATCCATGAACGATCTGAAAACACTGGTCGGACAACTAGTGACTACTATGAACCAAATGCAAACTCAGAGCTCCAGGAACCTCCCTGACCAAACCGTACCTAACCCAAATGTTAGTGCAATCACTCTTAGGTCTGGCAAGGAAGTCGACGCAGCAGTAGAAGCAAGTGTAGATAACAGTggagaaaaaaatgataaaaataataaaaataagtcaaCTCCTACACCTGCACCCACACCTACCCCTGAACTTGATGAAGATGAGGAGCAGTCCATACCACTTCCCTTCCCTCAAAGAGCTGTCAAAAGCAAAAAGGAGCATCAGTTCGACATGGATAGGGAGATCTTGGATGTTTTTAAGAAAGTTGAAGTAAACATCCCTCTCCTTGAGGCTATTAAACAAATCCCGAAATATGCCAAACTCCTCAAGGAGATGTGCACAAACAAGAGGAAACTAAAAGGGAACTCGAGAGTTAATATGAGTAGGAATGTCTCTGCAATCATACATCAGACAGACTTGCCCGAGAAATGTGAAGATCTTGGAGTCTTTACTGTCCCTTGTACCATAGGCACTACCGAATTCGGAAGTTGCATGTTGGACTTAGGCTCCTCCATAAATGTTATGCCTACATCTATATATAACTCTCTTTCCCTTGGTCCCTTGCAGCCTACAGGTCTTGTCATTCAGCTTGCAAATAGAAGCATCACCCGCCCTAAGGGTATTATCGAGGATGTGCTTGTTAAAGTTAATGATCTAATCTTTCCTGCAGATTTCTACATCCTCGACATGGAAAGAGAAACAAGTTCCAGTAAAGGAACCCTCATTCTAGGAAGGCCATTCATGAGGACCGCTAGAGCTAAAATTGATGCTTATGCAGGGACACTTTCAATGGCGTTTGGGAATCGTGTTATCCGCTTCAACTTATTTGATGCTATGAAACACCCGCATGAAGAACACTCTGTCTTTGCATTAGATCTATTTGATGGGTTGATAGATAATGAGTGCACTGATGAGTTTATTAATGGTTTTCCATCTATTGTTGGTTTTGATGACACTTTCACTGGTCAGGACAGCActaatattgaaatttgttCTGTGTATGCTAAAATTAATGACAATCATGTTGCTACTAATAGCACTGACACTATTAGCACATACACTGGCACTTCTAACACAATCACTGTTGCAAACATTGACATTCTTGGTGGCTCCTCCACGATACCACAAGAGTCCAAAGTTCAATCTGATCTAGATGAATTATATGCTGCTCTTGGAATAGATCAATCTGCtgaaattttttcttgtgaATGTGGTATTTGTAATGTTTGTCTTGAGATCAATGCAGCTATTTTAGGTGAAGACATTTTGATGCTGACAACCACTTGTGCAgaaattcaaacaaattcaataactctTGAAGTTGACACCAaaaatgtggattttagtcggaAGCAACTATTGCCTATAGTAGAAAAATTGTTGGTGGAGCCTCTGATTAAGCCACGCGACAAGCAGTTGTTCTTCACAATCTATGCATCTCTCCCACCTATTTTATCTGACTCACAAGCTCAATTTGGCTTCTCTGTTTTCCACGTTTTTGTTATTGCAGGTCCACCATATTTTGTACTATTATACAAGTTCACGTGGTATTTGCTTTTTCTTGTTTCATGTGTTCGTAGTGCAGAAAGGCCTCCACCAAAACCGCCGGACATGGACTTTCCAGCTGCTACAGCTTAGctcctcgggtgtgttccttcgtTTTCTCActttatgcttattgttatacattgcggacaatgtctgttttaagtgtggggggaacatttatttattttatttttctgtcaattaaaaaaatataacaataataaaataaaaataaatttagcatgcatgcaattgttatgagtagttacatgttttaagactagagcaatatagctgtaggattggtgaaatttttggaaattcttgttttcatgcttgatatgatgatctttgcaccttaatgcacaactgctgaaaaacgtgcaaacttagtagtggcttgataaatctttaaaatacacagtcattatcctaagttgtctgagtatagaatatgataaagaggcatgattaggactaagtttgAGGGAAAGCTGgattacttgattgtaggaccatggctagattaaatgatgggatactacacaataaaaaaaaattaaaaaaattaattatagaataagttcctgtgcccgaaactggaggaacaataatgaatatgttgagttcctgtgcccgaaactggaggaacaaatgctgtgtagggtgctctattcggagtaacaggttggactcattacaagtgagatcccgtcaggtgaaaaggtagagtagcacctaaagcataactaaaatgaacttaagtagTATCCTtgcgtataaaaatcaaaaagcctgtgagaacaagaaaagcgtagcttcccctcaagctgaaatccgaactcaaactctgagttgtaggaaagaaaagacagcttagtatcctgactgtgtagttttcaagaaggatcatgtcatgactctggttgacagtaataggcagtacacacacacacgcttGATTATCATTGACGGTTGATATACGGGAGTTAtgccaatctttgaaaaacaatcCATAGTTTGAACTTGAATCTTAGAATGTGTTGATTGCTTGTGACGTTGTATCATGACTTATTATCtatctaaaaagaaaaaaaaaaaaaaaaagggaatgaaataaaaaaatttgagcCTTTAAGCTTGAGTTTTGCtcaggagagcaaaagaataagtgtgggggTATTTGATCAGTGTATTTATAATGCACTTTCTTCTATCTTATGATACGAAATTTATATGATTTCTCCACTTATTTCTAGCGTTTTCAATGAGTTTCCTAAGTTTAGGAtagttttgcttttattttgttttcacacttatttcataaataaacaGCAGTTTGACCTTTTCTCACTCTGCAGGccataactggagctacgagtatcggattgaggctTGCGAgcatgcgttggaaagctaagacaAAGATATACAACTTTGATGTTGGAGCGAAATTCAAATTCCGAAGTTTACGTCGTTCCACGATGGGTTATATCGTACCACGATGAGAATGGAAAAAATCTGCACAGAATCTGCAAATCTTGAGGACCAAGCAGCCATCCCATCGCGCCACGATCAATCCAACGCACCACGATGCTGCTTAGAAATTAAGTCGAAAaagcctataaatagagccttagtctctcatattttattcattccAGTTTCTGAGAAACTCTTGTAGCCTCTAGTATTCTATGGCTTCCTAAACCACTAGGGTTGATCTGCTGTAAGGGGATTTCTCCAAGACCTTGAGGTTATTTATATTATTCagttttatttaattcttttcaattatgttcttgttcttgtttgcTTAATTCAAGTTTCATATACATGATTGTTAGTTTTGATTGATTTCTATTTCTTAAGGTAATCGTGTTTAACTTAGCTTATTCGTTAATTCACGTGTTCTTAACCGTTTGCTTAATTCGGTATGCCGTTTGCTTAATTCGGTATCTAACAAAAGGAATATAATTCATATAGAATCGAATACGCTTGTTAATCGTTTCTATAATCAAAAGAGAATTAAATCCGCTTAGGGACTGATAATATAACGATCGATGATAAGTCTGAAATCTCCGAGCAGTAGATTAATCTGTTTCTCACAACTGTTTCTAAATCAACTTACTTTCTTCGTTTCTAATCATTGAAACCAAACC
This portion of the Trifolium pratense cultivar HEN17-A07 linkage group LG3, ARS_RC_1.1, whole genome shotgun sequence genome encodes:
- the LOC123914679 gene encoding uncharacterized protein LOC123914679; the protein is MADQKTLRELAAPDINYNSLCIKYPNVAVAFELKSGLIHLLPKFSGLSGEDPHRHLKEFQVVCSTPLRPEGITEDHIKLRAFPFSLQGAAKDWLYYLQPNTVASWTDLKKLFLEKYFPASRAASIRKEICGIRQCDSESLSEYWERFKQLVSSCPQHQISEQLLIQYFYEGLLPMDRNILDAASGGALVDKTPAAAKALIENMSLNSQQFTTRSNSVVLTKGVNEIQASPPNKAIEIRLDELTSLVKQLALGKTRTVGRVCGICTSPEHPTDICPILQDESITELPQAYAANVYNQGNNQNRYNAPDLSTNRYHPNWRNHPNLQYATSGSSLEDIVKQLAAQIQTTNASMNDLKTLVGQLVTTMNQMQTQSSRNLPDQTVPNPNVSAITLRSDNSGEKNDKNNKNKSTPTPAPTPTPELDEDEEQSIPLPFPQRAVKSKKEHQFDMDREILDVFKKVEVNIPLLEAIKQIPKYAKLLKEMCTNKRKLKGNSRVNMSRNVSAIIHQTDLPEKCEDLGVFTVPCTIGTTEFGSCMLDLGSSINVMPTSIYNSLSLGPLQPTGLVIQLANRSITRPKGIIEDVLVKVNDLIFPADFYILDMERETSSSKGTLILGRPFMRTARAKIDAYAGTLSMAFGNRVIRFNLFDAMKHPHEEHSVFALDLFDGLIDNECTDEFINGFPSIVGFDDTFTGQDSTNIEICSVYAKINDNHVATNSTDTISTYTGTSNTITVANIDILGGSSTIPQESKVQSDLDELYAALGIDQSAEIFSCECGICNVCLEINAAILGEDILMLTTTCAEIQTNSITLEVDTKNVDFSRKQLLPIVEKLLVEPLIKPRDKQLFFTIYASLPPILSDSQAQFGFSVFHVFVIAGPPYFVLLYKFTWYLLFLVSCVRSAERPPPKPPDMDFPAATA